The Glycine soja cultivar W05 chromosome 4, ASM419377v2, whole genome shotgun sequence genomic sequence tttttattattaactaatagcattattataaattactaCCACcattttattaacttaattgCATATAAAAAATCACCACAGTAATTATATGAaaagtttaatttcaaaataattaaactctaTTATTTCCTAATCtccatcatttttctcttttatttatttttaaaggcttgaatatatttttaatatcttcaataatataagacattttttattttgttctcccATATAAAAacctacttttatttttctctcaaattcataaaatgttgtttttaatttttaaagtgaattcaagatactaaaaataatagattttaGTTCCTTTTATTCTGCCAATAAACTcgaggaactaaaaaaaatatccactaatttgaaatattaaaatgagtaatttttaattgaagaataaaaactaaaattatctcaaatttaaaagactaaaaatatatttagatgttttctaaaatatataaacttgtgttttgcatgaaaattttgaattttaagggAATCCAacgaatatttatttatttattttatgattaatatattatttaagtaattttaattttttatttactctgGACTTTTTAATCATGTggcatttttaaataattaaaatgtgcCCCATGTGCCATCTTTAGTCCATCTGACACTTTCAAAATGTAATtgctaatattattttttttttacatgccaCCACCATACATAGATgcagtctattttttttttataaaaaaagcaataagttttgataataaaaaaaattcaatagtcaattcattcataattcataattatgtgttaataagatttttaaagtaattatcatatataataaattatgattcgatcataatttacattattaatatataattttttcttatataaaaaataataagctcGTATCAAAAACAAGATAATCAGAAAAATACATTACAATAAAATTGTCATATAAGATATTACAAAGatcactttaaaaaaatgttttaaaataatttcatttcacTAATTAATAATACGAGTAGTATTATAAAAAGTGTCCACTGCTCCTTCGTTTCAAAATTTCTGTAAttctagtttttgaaaaaaaaatcaaattaattaatattttcactTTTCAATGAAATACTAAactatttattcaaattttgtcatgtaataaataatgttgttttataggaattaataatatatttattgaaattaaaagagagaataaagatattttagtaaaagtattccttaacaaatattaattcttttaaaatatttacttttttgtgtaaaaaaccttaaatatcaatcatttttgtcaatattttttatatgcaaaTGCTAATAAGTGTTATTgggataataataaaagaaataaaagaaacaaaatatttattgagatgcacaaaattaaactactgtaactttttttatgatttttttattttaataattttatttttatttttagtttgttaATAAATATACTAACAATACTGTTAACCAATACTTTTTCGTGTCTGTGcatataattattatgtaatgaacatgtaataaataaaatgtcgaGGTTGACTAAATAAAAAGAAgtcaaagagagaaaaagtcAAAAAGATGACTtatgtgataaaaataaaagtttcaaGGGCCATTTGATAAATACGAAAAGTagtttttaaggtaaataaatacACAAATAATCTAACATAACATGTTAAACAAGTCATTTTAGGTGATTCGCCATGCATTACTTAATAAATAATGGTTCACTCTATCCAAAACCattttttcttatctcttttactatttgttgataaaaaaattatattgtttttataatatttatgacaaaaaataatgatattctttctttttttaaaatagtttatttcttattttatagtCTTTAGAGAATTGCACTtccctttctttttgataaAGTGCTTTTTTATGCTGACAAAGTATTTGATTGCACCATTTAATCGCATTTTCTTTGTGTAATTTGTTACTTTTGTTTTAAAGGTTATAAATAATTGAGTTTGCaatcaaaatattttgtcagttttttatattaatttgattatgtttATCTGGGAATTTAAAGACTATTTACTATCGACATGCTTTATGGCTTTGagtgaatttatatatattaaataaacacTTAATTCATCAAtactaacaaaaataattaaatcagttaattataattaataatatcataaatttaaatcttatttcaAAGTaagatattaaatgatttaagagGTAATTGTATAAAAGGACGTTACTTACAATTTAGTGAATAGTTTTTTCAATAGGAATTATATTGCTAATAatccaataaatatatttactttcataaaaaaataagtgaatgtCTCATAAATAAACTTCACAAAAAATTAACTATATAAAAAGTCAATTATTAATGCATTTGAAAGAAAGTggccatatattttttttataggtttAAATAATCTTAtagtttctataaaataaaaattatttttattgttgttttgattttaattttttaaagtttttagagTATTTGATGTGAGTAACAAGATTAATTGACCATGTTTCATAATAATGACTAATAATAACGTTGATGAATAATTGACtcgtattaaattttttaatgatataacAAATTGACAATGTTTCATAATAATGACTAATAATAACGTTGATGAATAATTAactcatattaaaaaatttaatgatataaaaaatcaataaattattatattattgtcacatcatagTTAATGTTATGAGTTGACAATAGACTAAAACAatctttaaaagattaaaaaaactttaaaagaattaaattttaagaaatccTATTTTGTAGAAAACAAACAAGTTATTTAAAGCCTTTTTATACGAGAAAAtatgttataataaatttaatggctttcacaataaattatttaaaaagtttcactttaatgtaaaattagttttacattataaattatatacgattattaaattttgttataattaaaaaattggttatttttatatttatagtctataaaaaaatattatagaattTAGGCAGGATCCCCTTTTTGGCCGGCAAAGTATATCCGTAATTCATCAATCATGATTACTATTCACTGGGAACGAACCAATGagggaaaaattgaaaaacacatGCACAGATCCATTCATCAACCTCGCCCGGTTAACAACTTCCCCATGCATACCTCATGTAAATAGTAAATACCTCCCTCATTCGCTGCCTTTTCATTCTTAAAATTATcatcatatttaataaaattatacatttttaatctttcattAAAATCTCAAAAACATGTAATAAAGGTTCAAATTACATtcttttattagatataaaatataaaattaaatatattttttgtgaggattaaaatgaaaattttgacaTACTtctgagaattaaaaatataaccatAGCTCAATTTTATCGTTAATGAAGTTCTTATTTAACGAtccaaagttatttttaattattggtatttaaaaaaatattaaaatttatatggaCATAGCGAGAGAATTTAGCATAAACCATCCATTACCAGGAAAACCAACGACCTCATTTTAGATGTTGAAAATAAATTGACGTGGTTCTTTCAAATAAATGTTTGACCATTGATAGTTCATCTAAAATTCTATATATATTACCGATAGTTTTGAACGACTTTACGTTTGAAATAACAAATTTCTTGTAATGgtcttttaataatttgttttcaatATACATgccttttcattttaaaattccgttaaaaaaatctttaaattaagtttaatatGCCTTTCCATTTTATTCTTCcttatttaataagaaaaagtaTTTATAGCATTTGTCAAGAGTAGAATATTTGTTCTATTTTACGTGTGTTATcgtctttttcttctttattcaataaaaaaaattaactattgtTTCCAACATAGCATTTGTCAAAAGTCGAGTACGTCTTCAAATCATTCTCCCTGACGTGCATGTGTTGAAGTTTAAGAAGACAATGCTATGaatatgttcttaatatatCAACAAAAGACAATgctataaataatttgtttagcGAATAAAAGTctttattataatttctttatctACTATGTTATGTCATAGAGTCTTTTTATTTACAttcaattgatttattttaagattttcattttcgatcatacatatatataaagaatactTTGTTAAGAGTTCAGAAATAATACTTTATTGATTCTCATCCTTCAAAGGAATTGTAGTAGTTGACACTTGTCATGATAGTATTGGTTGAGAGATTTCCTTGGCACAAAcaaatttctttataatttcatattcttttttaatcttctttctttaatataatatatttttttataaattatttatcatttgttcattttatgtttttgtatcTTCTTTTCCTAGTAAGAGGGTTTGACTCATTTGAttgaacaaaatatatttaaatattatttttgattctcatggataaaaaaatatttttcctctaatttaatgtttttttttataatttatgaaagtaaataataaataatattttgattaaaataaaacaaatcataattgtattattattctcaaaagtaaaaaaattacactcaaaattataattttaataaaaaatacaaaataataattttagaataacaattattgtgaaaaaacaaaaaattacactcattatatatgtatgtaaatcatgaagattttgatgatatcaagaagaatttgcttgagaaatagggagatgtaaatcatgcaagctttgatggtgtcgagaagaaatcacatgtttgtcatcatcaaaaagggggagaatgtgaatgtatgtatacatgattttgatgatgtcaaagaagaatctaacaaggctgcttcaaatgataagcatttgcttcaagaataattcaagattgcttcaacaaacaaagccttgtcttaagattcactaaagaccaagccttgccttaaaacaaagtgctttcaagacatgcaaggctctggtaatcgattaccaggaagtgtaatcgattaccagaaaacagggttgagaaatagctgttgaaaaaggttttgaatttgaattttcaacatgtaatcgattactagcaacgaaactttggaaattcaaattcaaaagtcataacccttcaaattataactgtgtaatcgattacacaaacattgtaatcgatcaccagtggaaagttttcagaaaatctgccaatagtcacatcttttcattagatttgtgaatggtcattaaatgcctataaataggtgatttgggcacgaattttagacagagagttttgctggtccaaaatgtcttatcctctcaaaagaaaatgagagagattccaagagaacttcattgtcaaatgctctctcaaagaactcttgggcaaacacttgcacatccattaagagttcatccatggatcttcattgtaatattcttctcttgaagagagaattcttcttccatttttcttattcaatgagattggctaagagactgtgagtctcttgttgtaaagcatctgaacacaagggatgggttgtccctgcgtggttcagactttgtaatggattttacaaagatagtggaaaactcaagtgggttgcttgaatactggacgtaggcacgagttgtggccgaaccagtataaaactgtatttgcattctctctttccttatctcatttatgttattgcaatcaattttgtctttcatgtttaaagaacattattaaattgattgttgttgcttcttttgCATTTTAAGCCTATTCctattaagattattgaggccacaaggtccaacaatgtataactttattatttgtattatatgtataataaattacaCTCATTATACATGTATAACTTTATTATTTGTactatatgttattaatttattaccgGTAGTgtattttttagtatatatttattaatgttaattttatgttattaatatCTAGTAAATGTATACTAAATTAGATTCattaatttatacttattaatattattttaataaatgtatgtgcaaacctttttttttaaatgtattatcTGCAAAAGATAAAATACTATCAtacgtttttgtaatttttttgtctttacagatatgttataaaatatttacaataattttgattttatttatcaaatgtgTGATAATTTTGATGCTAATATTTAGAAATACAATAGGAAAAACATTCTTTACAATAGAACATTCAATTTATATCCTGTGATTGTATCCAAGATTCCAACTTTAACAGTTAAGTGTTGAGATCACATGTGAAAATGAATAAGAATTTACTTAACCGTTAACCATGGGTTTTGAGGCCCCACAGTTAATAGGGTCCACAAACaacactattttttaaattaacaaattaatatcaataaatttttatatttgtaaaatctctatttaaaaaaaaaatacttgtttaaataatttcatacaaagTTGTTGATTCTGATTTCTGAATGTGAAGCAGTCAAATAAATACGCCTACATGTTGGTACTAATATCGAAGGCAAAATAACAAGCGGCTACTAACTTATGATGACGCGGGTCGATCGAAGCCGTCCACTGCAATCTCACCTTAACAGTAAACTCCCTGTACAAACCTATTGGATCTGAAAATTGAAATCAGGGCGATATTTCGGGCAGTTTGTTTatgctatttttaaaaaaaatatttttatgtttttctttaagaaacacatttttatatgttttttataaaaataatttttttaattttttttgaagactttatcctattttttcctcaaaataattattatccttttaaataaaataaatatttattattattttactcatTCCTCCTATACATATTTTGCAttacactatttattttaattattataatatttaatttaatttattattttaacattatattttaCCAAATTGAAGGTAAATGTTAGATttacttatttttctcttattttaaaataatttatattagataatttattttaattattacattaattaacATAACAATAAGAGTATAAtatcttgtatatatttttaacatataatataagattaatagtAAACTACAtagtatgaaaaaaattaaataattaaaactaaaaattctacgaaaataatttatttttaaataaaaattacaaaaatttaaaagtaattaaaaaaataaaattataaattaaaatgtatataaaaatatgatacaagtattagtatatttatttctgttattttatattttttcaactattttttgGGGACATTTTTGTCCATCTACTACATATAATTTTACCAGTTAATTAATTAGCTTAAAAGTTTTCGAATATCAGTTAACTTTTTAAAGTAAGTTTTCAATTAGTTCTTATCGAATATAGTTAATATTacgtaatttaaatttaacaaactGAGTTGTTATTATACTTTAATAATCTCACTGGCATACACTGTCTTTTGAAAGAGAAGGGTGAAGGAGGAGGGCCCACAGTGCAGAAGCCACGCGGCAACTCGACGCCGATAATTGCAATTATGAAGCAGAATCGTCCTAAACTCCAAAAACATAGTAATCTTAAAAAATGGATAAATATTAACCACCAGGAgtacattttatttaaatttaaattgagttatttaaaaaatggataaatatttatttatttatttatttatctggtGAGGGCAGCGTGATAAACACGgaaatttgaataatattaaGGGCCAGAGACATGGGAAGGGCCCAAAAAGCCCAATACGTTTGTTTTGCCTTCCCTCGCTGGTACCCTCTATAAAATGGCTCTTACGTTCATGCAAATCTCGCCCAGTCGCACCTTCGTAGGAGCcttacctctctctctctctctctctctctctctctctccattcCGTAGTATCCCTCTGTTCGACCCTTTTACTTAGCATTCCCTGTTTCCGGTATTcgctccctttttttttctgcattcTGTCTGGTTTTACTTAGATCTCTGTCCCGCACCAGATCTGGTGCAGGGTGAGAGGGTTGGGttcattaattttgtatcaATCTTCCTTCTGAGCGGTAGGCGTGGGGATACCAGAGTCTTTTCGGGAAGCAAGAGAGGGTTCTCTCCGTTTTCAATAGATCTCTCACTGTCTTCTTTTGAGGGGGAAGCCGGGGCCTCGGCCTCGGCGGCTTTCAAAGCCCCCACCTTCACAGCCCTATCAACAAAACCCTAaccctatttttttcttcttcattttctaattcaattttgatCGTCGCCGTCACTAGAGATGCCTGTCCTGGCTTGTTGCGTGGATGCTGCAGCACCTCCCGGCTATGCATTTGCCGGTGACATCTCTTTTCCGGCGCCGATCGCCTTTACTGGCGTACCTCCGGCCACGGCAGACGacaccaacaacagcaacaaccatTGGTCGCCGTCTCTCTCCGCCGCCCTTTACAACGTCGACGGCTGGGGCGGCCCCTACTTCGCCGTCAACACCGCCGGGAACATCTCCGTTCGCCCACATGGTTCCGACACGCTGTCGCACCAGGAGATCGATTTGCTGAAGATTGTGAAGAAGGCCTCCGATCCCAAATCTCTCGGGGGTCTCGGCCTTCAGCTACCCCTCATTGTCCGCTTCCCGGACGTTCTCAAGAACCGGTTGGACTCCCTCCAATCGGCTTTCGATTACGCAATCCAATCTGGAGGGTACGAGTCTCATTACCAAGGAGTTTACCCCGTGAAATGCAACCAGGACCGGTTCGTGGTGGAGGATATTGTTAAATTCGGTTCGTCCTTCCGGTTCGGTCTGGAGGCCGGCTCCAAGCCGGAGCTCCTTCTGGCCATGAGCTGTCTTTGCAAAGGCAACCCCGACGCGCTTTTGATTTGCAACGGCTTCAAGGATGCGGAGTACATTTCTCTTGCCCTGGTTGCCAACAAGCTTGCGCTCAACACCGTGATTGTTCTGGAGCAGGAAGAGGAGGTTGATTTGATCGTTGAATTGAGCAAGAAGCTCTGCATTAAGCCCGTGATTGGGCTTCGTGCGAAGCTTAGAACCAAGCATTCTGGGCATTTCGGTGGGACTTCAGGAGAGAAGGGGAAGTTTGGGCTCACCACCGCACAGATTCTGAGGGTTGTGAAGAAGCTGGCCCACGCAGGCATGCTGGATTGCTTGCAACTGCTGCATTTTCATATTGGTTCTCAGATTCCCTCAACCGCGTTGCTTGCTGATGGCGTGGGAGAGGCTGCGCAGATCTACTGCGAGCTGGTTCGGCTCGGGGCGAACATGCGAGTCATCGATATTGGAGGTGGACTGGGCATAGATTACGACGGTTCCAAATCTTGTGACTCAGATATTTCTGTTGAGTACGGTCTCGAGGAGTATGCTGCAGCGGTTGTTCACGCGGTTCAGTGTGTGTGCGACCGAAGGTCCGTGAAACACCCTGTCATCTGCAGCGAGAGTGGGAGAGCCATCGTGTCTCATCATTCGGTCTTGATTTTCGAGGCGGTTGGCACCAGCAGCACAAACGGCGGAGGAGCTCCCCCGGCATTGTCAGCGCATTACCTGGCGGAGGAGCTGTCGGAGGACTACGGATATCTCTCGGAGCTGGCGTTCCGAGGGGACTATGAAACGTGCCTGGTGTACACGGAGGAGATGAAAGAGCGGTGCGTGGAGCAGTTCAAGCAGGGGACGGTGTGTATGGAACAGCTGGCAGCGGTGGAAGGGTTGTGTGAATTGGTGAGGAAGGCGGTTGGGGCGGCGGAATCGGTTCGGAGATATCACGTGAACTTGTCTATTTTCACGTCCGTTCCAGACGCGTGGGGCATTGACCAGGTGTTTCCCATTATCCCCATTCACCGGTTGGAAGAAAAGCCTTCGGTGAGGGGTATTCTCTCGGACTTGACTTGTGACAGCGACGGTAAGATTGACAAGTTCATCAACGGAGAGTCCAGCTTGGCGCTTCATGAAATGGAAGGAGGAAGTTACTATCTGGGAATGTTTTTGGGTGGGGCTTACGAGGAGGCGCTCGGTGGAGTCCACAATTTGTTCGGCGGCCCCAGCGTGATCAGGGTGTCGCAGAGCGATGGCCCTCACAGCTTCGCGGTGACGCGTGCCGTGCCGGGGCCATCCTGTGGAGATGTTCTTCGAGTGATGCAGCACCAGCCCGAGCTCATGTTCGAGACACTCAAGCACCGCGCGCAGGAGTATGTCAGCCACGACAACGCAGCAGCGGTTCTGGCCGCTGGCCTTGCTCGCACCTTTGACAGAATGCCTTATCTGCTGCCTCTGTCTTCCTTTGTGGCTGATgatgttgctgctgctgctgctgttcCTGCTGGTGAAGATGATGAAGAGCAGTGGTCTTATATATGTGCTTGAAATCTGTCTCGCAGTAGTCATTCCCTTTGTTTCTGTtgcttgtgtcttcttcttgTTGTTCGTCGTGGTCGTTGTTGaggtgttcaatttttttttttttttattattctgttTTCGCTGTTTTTAGTTTAGCACAGGATGCAGGACAAGGACAGGGTCAGTCAGTTATTGTTCTCTGCATTTTGTTCCCAAATGAAATGTCTATGACTTTCTTCGTCAAGTTCTAGAGtaacaaattttattgttgCCTTGCTTGTTATTATACTAAGAATAAAAATGTTCTCTTATGGGCAAGTTCTTTTATTTTGCTCGGTATTGTTTTTTTTGTGGCTTGAGTTTTGAATTGGCTTCATCGCGTGTGGTGAGGGGAGGAGATAgcgtaacaaaagaaaaaggtagATTCTGATTTTGATACCATTATTGTTGGTGGGGGGGcctttttcttaagatttttggCGTTGTATGTCGTAACAGAACCTCAATGGATTTTAAAAATGTGGTTGGTAAAATATGATGCTTTTGGGTCCGTCTTATTCATAGACGTAGTAGTAATAGAGAAAGGTTGAATTTGCTTGTTACTTCGATGGTTGAAGAGATTAGGATGGCGTCCTGCATTTGTTGAATTCTTTGCGTTTGGGGTTGATCGGAGGACGTTCGGCGTAGGCAACTAGTGTCCGTTGCTCAATGTGAGACACACCAGTCCTCTGATGGGGAAAtctcttttttcaaaaaatgctatttattcatttatacaACGTTCACAAATCACATGTTACTGTTACATTTTGTATGTTTCTGTAGCAGAATCTATTTACTATATTTTCTTGACAGCAAAATCTATttactattattaataataaaagcgCTGCCACAATCCGAAAACTACGAGTTCATTCTTTCTCTTGCCCGTTTGAAATTTCACTTCATTAACAACTTAGTTCACCTAACTAGGACTTGCTCTTCgggttcatttttcatttttttcatttgatattGTATAATAACAGCACGTTGTTTCTCATTAGAGTTACCCACTGGTCTGCTTGACTtgaagttttatatatataccattTGATACCTTCGCGTTAAGTTTTTCATTTCACCTTTTGTTTATTAAGTATTGAGACAAAAATGTAACTTTATGTGGATTTGTTAATTGGCGTATGATCATCCATGAAAAACAAATTTGGGATTGGCTATTTGTACCCACCGAAGATTAGAGATGGTCTAATTTGAGAATAATTAGTATTTGTTAAAGGAGTTATTGTATGCTTTAGATTctaatgttttgttttgttaatccaaaaaagaAAGTAGTATGCACCATGACATAAGATTGGACGGTTACCACGGGAGCAAAAGTGTTTAAATCAAAACGTTGGACATGTACAAGAAATGCAAGCATTAGATGAGTACTTAGGAGCAAGGCCTTAAACTTGAATTGTATTTTGTACCAATTAATCGTGGTTTACATGGTTGAGGTTGAATCAGGCTGAGTGATGTAATTTCTTAAACTTGTATTGTAACTATAGCTAAATGCCTTTGAGGGATGGTAATGTTAATGTGCATATTTAGTTTATTTCAGCTTTAAGGCAAACAGTATTAAGAAGAAAAGTTTGATTAGTTTTAAATGTTGAAGCACTGAGACCACCTTCTTAAGTTCTTATGGCTGAAAGATATGGGAGCCAATGTTTGCAAAATCTTTTTTCTATTCGAGGTCTGTCTATTTGATGCTGGATATTGAATTCTCTTAAGAGATCTAATGTATGGTTAATTTTAGAATGTTGGTTAACAGGTTTTACTTTGTCTATGGGATGTTTTATTCTCAAACCATCAAATAGTAAATATTGCTGTCTACTGCAGTGGCATTTGCAAGACTTTTCTTCCTTTTGGAAGCCAAACTAATGGACATTTGCGCATGCCGTGACAACATCTGAGTGAGCTGGTCTTTCTGCACCAAAAGTTTCAAATGGCAACTTACcataatgaaaaacaaaacacttCTTTATAATGAAAAAGTAATTGCAATTTCCTATAACCATGTATTGtaattaagcaattttcttt encodes the following:
- the LOC114408427 gene encoding arginine decarboxylase-like, whose amino-acid sequence is MPVLACCVDAAAPPGYAFAGDISFPAPIAFTGVPPATADDTNNSNNHWSPSLSAALYNVDGWGGPYFAVNTAGNISVRPHGSDTLSHQEIDLLKIVKKASDPKSLGGLGLQLPLIVRFPDVLKNRLDSLQSAFDYAIQSGGYESHYQGVYPVKCNQDRFVVEDIVKFGSSFRFGLEAGSKPELLLAMSCLCKGNPDALLICNGFKDAEYISLALVANKLALNTVIVLEQEEEVDLIVELSKKLCIKPVIGLRAKLRTKHSGHFGGTSGEKGKFGLTTAQILRVVKKLAHAGMLDCLQLLHFHIGSQIPSTALLADGVGEAAQIYCELVRLGANMRVIDIGGGLGIDYDGSKSCDSDISVEYGLEEYAAAVVHAVQCVCDRRSVKHPVICSESGRAIVSHHSVLIFEAVGTSSTNGGGAPPALSAHYLAEELSEDYGYLSELAFRGDYETCLVYTEEMKERCVEQFKQGTVCMEQLAAVEGLCELVRKAVGAAESVRRYHVNLSIFTSVPDAWGIDQVFPIIPIHRLEEKPSVRGILSDLTCDSDGKIDKFINGESSLALHEMEGGSYYLGMFLGGAYEEALGGVHNLFGGPSVIRVSQSDGPHSFAVTRAVPGPSCGDVLRVMQHQPELMFETLKHRAQEYVSHDNAAAVLAAGLARTFDRMPYLLPLSSFVADDVAAAAAVPAGEDDEEQWSYICA